One Microcebus murinus isolate Inina chromosome 7, M.murinus_Inina_mat1.0, whole genome shotgun sequence genomic region harbors:
- the MED30 gene encoding mediator of RNA polymerase II transcription subunit 30 — MSTPPLAASGMAPGPFAGPQAQQAAREVNTASLCRIGQETVQDIVYRTMEIFQLLRNMQLPNGVTYHTGTYQDRLTKLQDHLRQLSILFRKLRLVYDKCNENCGGMDPIPVEQLIPYVEEDGSKNDDRAGPPRFASEERREIAEVNKKLKQKNQQLKQIMDQLRNLIWDINAMLAMRN, encoded by the exons ATGTCCACCCCTCCGCTGGCGGCGTCTGGGATGGCGCCCGGGCCCTTCGCCGGGCCCCAGGCTCAGCAGGCCGCCCGGGAGGTCAACACAGCATCGCTGTGCCGGATCGGGCAGGAGACGGTCCAGGACATCGTGTACCGCACCATGGAGATCTTTCAGCTGCTGAGGAACatgcag CTGCCAAATGGTGTCACTTATCATACTGGAACATATCAAGACCGGTTAACAAAGCTACAAGATCATCTTCGCCAACTTTCTATTCTCTTCAGGAAGCTGAGATTGGTCTATGACAAGTGCAATGAAAACTGTGGAGGAATGGATCCCATTCCAGTAGAG CAACTTATTCCATATGTGGAAGAAGATGGATCAAAGAACGATGACCGGGCTGGCCCTCCTCGTTTTGCTAGTGAGGAGAGGCGAGAAATTGCTGAAGTAAATAAA AAACTCAAACAGAAGAATCAACAGCTGAAGCAAATTATGGATCAATTACGAAATCTCATCTGGGATATAAATGCCATGTTGGCAATGAGGAACTAA